The Clostridium chauvoei genome has a window encoding:
- a CDS encoding 4Fe-4S dicluster domain-containing protein, producing MELEDIKQLLKEKGIVGAGGAGFPLYAKLSKEVDTVILNAAECEPLFRVDRNILKEHSLQVLEGLNFIVDILDAKEGVVAIKEHYIEANQAIDNIISTFPRLKKKLLKDGYPAGDEVILTYETTGRVVPQGGIPLNVGIMVMNVETAFNVYNAVRKNNPVTHKYLTVSGAVNTPKTLYVPIGIKFKELIPEVNGINIEEYKLLVGGPMTGRIGNLNETVTKTTKGIFILPKDNPIIELKEYNLNSLVKRSMGTCSQCRMCTDLCPRNLVGHSIEPHKIMNSLIFGLDFNSEVFINALACCECNLCSAYACHQSLNPKAIISELKTKLREQGIKPRFNNEAIVKEEREYRRVPVKRVISRLKLSEFDKDAPIADIKDKPSILKINKKQSIGILVNTVVKIGDRVKKKDVIGVIDEKDLGVYLHSPIDGIIIDIDKDSISIRKEE from the coding sequence ATGGAGCTTGAAGACATTAAACAGTTATTAAAAGAGAAAGGAATAGTAGGGGCTGGAGGAGCAGGATTTCCTTTATATGCTAAGTTGTCAAAAGAAGTTGATACTGTTATTTTAAATGCAGCTGAATGTGAACCACTTTTTAGAGTAGATAGAAACATATTAAAGGAGCATTCTTTACAAGTTTTAGAAGGCTTAAATTTTATAGTAGATATATTAGATGCTAAAGAAGGAGTAGTAGCAATAAAGGAACATTATATAGAAGCTAATCAAGCTATTGACAATATAATATCTACATTTCCTAGGTTAAAAAAGAAATTACTTAAAGATGGATATCCAGCGGGAGATGAGGTTATTTTAACTTATGAAACTACTGGAAGAGTAGTGCCACAAGGTGGAATACCATTAAACGTTGGAATTATGGTTATGAATGTTGAAACAGCTTTTAATGTATATAATGCAGTAAGAAAAAATAATCCAGTTACACATAAATATTTAACTGTTTCAGGTGCTGTAAATACACCAAAAACATTATATGTTCCTATTGGAATTAAATTTAAAGAGTTAATCCCTGAAGTTAATGGTATAAATATAGAAGAATATAAATTATTAGTTGGCGGACCAATGACAGGAAGAATAGGCAATTTAAATGAAACAGTAACAAAAACTACAAAAGGAATATTTATATTACCAAAAGATAATCCAATAATAGAATTAAAAGAATATAATTTAAATAGTTTAGTGAAGAGATCTATGGGAACTTGTTCACAATGTAGAATGTGTACTGATCTTTGTCCAAGAAATTTAGTAGGACATTCTATTGAGCCACATAAAATAATGAATTCTCTTATCTTTGGATTAGACTTTAACTCAGAAGTTTTTATAAATGCTTTAGCTTGTTGTGAATGTAACTTATGCTCTGCCTATGCATGTCATCAAAGTTTAAATCCTAAAGCTATTATTTCAGAATTGAAAACTAAACTAAGAGAACAAGGAATAAAGCCAAGGTTTAATAATGAAGCTATAGTTAAAGAGGAAAGAGAATATAGAAGAGTTCCTGTAAAAAGAGTTATATCAAGGCTTAAATTATCAGAATTTGATAAGGATGCACCAATAGCAGATATAAAAGATAAGCCTAGTATATTAAAAATAAACAAAAAACAATCTATTGGAATTTTAGTTAATACAGTAGTCAAAATTGGTGATAGAGTAAAAAAGAAAGATGTAATAGGGGTAATTGATGAAAAAGATTTAGGCGTATATTTACATTCACCAATAGATGGGATAATTATAGATATTGATAAAGATAGCATATCCATAAGAAAGGAGGAGTAA
- a CDS encoding EutN/CcmL family microcompartment protein, translated as MILGKVIGNIVSTRKEESLMGYKLLIVEPLEEYNNNKNLVAIDRVGAGIQSIVIVSTGSSARVGLHKDNVPIDATIIGIVDE; from the coding sequence ATGATATTAGGAAAAGTAATAGGAAACATAGTTAGCACTCGTAAAGAAGAGAGCCTTATGGGCTATAAATTGTTAATCGTAGAACCGTTGGAAGAATATAATAACAATAAAAATTTAGTAGCTATTGATAGAGTTGGAGCTGGGATTCAAAGTATAGTTATAGTTAGCACAGGTTCTAGTGCTCGAGTAGGTCTACATAAGGATAATGTTCCAATAGATGCGACTATAATTGGCATAGTAGATGAATAG
- the pduL gene encoding phosphate propanoyltransferase → MNQALIELITKAFVEEIDKSKLTKEKKVKIGVSARHIHLSEQHLKALFGLNYKLKIKKKLMGNQFAAEETVTIIGDNLRAIEKVRVLGPVRDKTQVEISLTDAITLGIKAPIRLSGDINNSEDITIVGPKGVVKIEEGCIVAKRHIHMTKEDYIKLGIERNIVSVRTNGIRKALLEDVDIRVGEGYDLEMHIDTDEANALNIKNGEFVEII, encoded by the coding sequence ATGAACCAAGCTTTAATAGAATTAATTACCAAAGCGTTTGTGGAGGAAATAGATAAAAGTAAGCTTACTAAAGAAAAAAAAGTGAAAATTGGTGTATCTGCAAGGCATATTCATTTATCAGAACAACATTTAAAAGCTCTTTTTGGATTAAATTATAAGTTAAAGATAAAGAAAAAGTTAATGGGGAATCAATTTGCAGCTGAAGAAACCGTTACCATCATTGGGGATAACCTTAGAGCTATTGAAAAAGTAAGAGTATTAGGTCCAGTAAGAGATAAAACTCAAGTAGAGATATCATTAACTGATGCCATTACATTAGGAATAAAAGCGCCAATAAGGTTATCAGGAGATATTAATAATTCAGAAGATATTACTATAGTAGGCCCTAAAGGTGTTGTAAAGATAGAAGAAGGATGTATAGTAGCCAAAAGACATATTCATATGACTAAAGAAGATTATATTAAATTAGGTATTGAGAGAAATATAGTTTCAGTTAGAACTAACGGTATAAGAAAAGCTTTGTTAGAGGATGTAGATATAAGAGTTGGAGAAGGATATGATTTGGAGATGCATATAGATACTGATGAAGCTAATGCGCTAAATATAAAAAATGGAGAATTTGTTGAAATAATTTAA
- a CDS encoding BMC domain-containing protein, with amino-acid sequence MKQEALGMIETRGLVAAIEAADAMVKAADVVLIGTEKIGSGLVTIMVRGDVGAVKAATEAGAEVAARLGEVVAIHVIPRPHSSVECILPKSI; translated from the coding sequence ATGAAACAAGAAGCGTTAGGAATGATTGAAACTAGAGGTTTAGTAGCTGCTATTGAGGCAGCAGATGCTATGGTAAAAGCAGCTGATGTAGTATTAATAGGAACAGAAAAGATAGGTTCAGGGCTTGTTACAATTATGGTAAGAGGTGATGTTGGAGCAGTTAAAGCGGCTACAGAAGCAGGAGCAGAAGTAGCAGCTAGATTAGGAGAGGTGGTAGCCATTCATGTAATACCAAGACCACACTCATCAGTTGAATGTATATTACCTAAAAGCATTTAA
- a CDS encoding BMC domain-containing protein: protein MRALGIIEVFGLTTALVAADAACKAGNIKIEALDNNKPANADKLLVPVLIIVKFRGSISDVEMAMKAAISAAKKISGINCSKIIANPDKGIENFINKSCIK, encoded by the coding sequence ATGAGAGCTTTAGGTATTATAGAAGTTTTCGGATTAACAACAGCATTGGTAGCAGCAGATGCAGCTTGTAAAGCTGGAAATATAAAGATAGAAGCTTTAGATAATAATAAACCAGCAAACGCAGATAAGTTGTTAGTTCCTGTACTTATAATAGTAAAGTTTAGAGGAAGTATAAGTGATGTTGAAATGGCAATGAAAGCTGCAATAAGTGCTGCAAAAAAAATATCTGGAATAAATTGTAGCAAAATTATTGCTAATCCGGATAAGGGTATTGAAAATTTTATAAATAAGAGTTGTATTAAATAA
- a CDS encoding zinc-dependent alcohol dehydrogenase, whose product MEVNNINIEDIVKSIIREMTQQTEKSDLNTSKLNTNTSKVGMLIAKEEIEIKEFDIPEIGDDEILIKVEGCGICGTDVHEYRKDPFNIIPVVLGHEGTGEIIKIGKNINKDSAGVPLNIGDKIVTCIIPCGKCDVCLNHPEKTNLCDNQGIYGLISDDNIHLNGWFSEYLVLRKGSTIFNVSDMDLHSRLLIEPSAVVVHAVERAKSTGLLKFNSKVLVQGCGPIGLLLLSVLRTLGIENIIAVDGNEKRLEMAQKLGATKIINIMKNNSLEEVKNLSNGIGVDFAFQCTGSPKAASGIWKFIRRGGGLCEVGFFVDNGDATINPHFDICNKEITVVGSWVYTPQDYLTTFDFLKRAKGIGLPIKELITHEFPLEKLKEAIETNIKQEVIKIAIINK is encoded by the coding sequence ATGGAGGTTAATAATATTAATATTGAAGACATAGTTAAAAGTATAATTAGAGAAATGACACAACAAACTGAGAAAAGTGATTTAAATACTTCAAAGTTAAATACAAATACATCTAAGGTAGGTATGCTTATAGCAAAAGAGGAAATAGAAATAAAAGAATTTGACATTCCTGAAATAGGTGATGATGAAATTTTAATAAAAGTAGAAGGATGTGGAATTTGCGGTACAGATGTACATGAATATAGAAAGGATCCTTTTAACATTATACCAGTAGTATTAGGACATGAAGGAACAGGAGAAATTATAAAAATAGGCAAAAATATTAATAAGGATTCAGCTGGTGTACCTCTTAATATAGGAGATAAAATAGTAACATGTATTATTCCTTGTGGAAAATGTGATGTTTGCTTAAATCATCCAGAAAAAACCAATCTTTGTGATAATCAGGGCATATATGGATTGATTAGTGATGATAACATTCATTTAAATGGTTGGTTTAGTGAATACTTAGTTTTAAGAAAAGGATCTACTATATTTAATGTATCAGATATGGATTTACATTCAAGATTATTAATAGAACCTTCTGCTGTAGTTGTACATGCTGTCGAAAGAGCAAAAAGTACAGGTTTATTAAAATTTAATTCAAAAGTTTTAGTTCAAGGGTGTGGGCCTATAGGACTATTACTTTTATCAGTTCTTAGAACCCTTGGTATAGAAAATATAATAGCCGTAGATGGAAATGAAAAGAGATTGGAAATGGCTCAAAAGTTAGGAGCAACTAAGATAATAAATATTATGAAAAATAATTCTTTAGAAGAAGTAAAGAATCTATCTAATGGTATAGGAGTAGACTTTGCTTTTCAATGTACAGGATCCCCTAAGGCAGCGTCAGGAATTTGGAAGTTTATTAGACGTGGTGGTGGATTATGTGAAGTAGGATTTTTTGTAGACAATGGAGATGCAACTATAAATCCACATTTTGATATTTGTAATAAGGAAATTACTGTAGTTGGTTCATGGGTATATACACCACAAGATTATTTAACTACTTTTGACTTTTTAAAAAGAGCTAAAGGTATAGGACTTCCAATAAAAGAATTAATAACTCATGAATTTCCACTAGAAAAACTTAAGGAAGCTATTGAAACTAATATCAAACAAGAGGTAATAAAAATAGCAATAATAAACAAATAA
- a CDS encoding aldehyde dehydrogenase family protein, with protein sequence MFSDEKSIEEIVIKVLEEIHTDRKTKCNKNCNSNCGCNKDKFIFSSVDDAVAAAKKSFFELKKLTIREREEIIKNIRKKCLDYADKLSIMAVEETGMGKVEDKVTKHILIAEKTPGTEDLKTTAWSGDGGLTLIEQGAFGVIAAITPSTNPTATVLCNAIGMISAGNTIVFAPHPNAVKCSNLAVKLINEASKEAGGPENIAVSFRKPSIDITTELMKHKDIALISATGGPGVVNQALSSGKRALGAGAGNPPVIVDETANIEKAAKDIIDGATFDNNLPCIAEKEVIVIDSVSNKLIEYMIKFGAYLLKDKEQIKRLEDKLLIKNGKKVTLNRDFVGKDAKVILDSIDILVDDSIKCIIFEGDKDSLLIKEELMMPILGIVKVNNFDEAVECALELEHGNRHSAHMHSKNIDNLTTFARVIDTAIFVKNAPSYSALGVNAEGFATFTIASKTGEGLSSTKTFTKNRRCVLSDGLSIR encoded by the coding sequence GTGTTTAGCGATGAAAAGTCAATAGAGGAAATTGTTATTAAGGTATTAGAAGAAATTCATACTGACAGAAAAACTAAATGTAATAAAAATTGCAATAGTAATTGTGGATGTAATAAAGATAAATTTATATTCTCGTCAGTAGATGATGCTGTAGCAGCTGCTAAGAAATCATTTTTTGAATTAAAAAAACTTACTATTAGAGAAAGAGAGGAGATAATTAAAAATATAAGAAAGAAATGTTTAGACTATGCAGATAAATTATCTATTATGGCTGTTGAAGAAACTGGAATGGGGAAAGTTGAAGATAAAGTTACAAAACATATATTAATAGCAGAAAAAACTCCAGGAACAGAGGATTTGAAAACTACAGCATGGAGTGGTGATGGTGGTCTTACATTAATTGAGCAAGGGGCATTTGGTGTTATAGCAGCAATTACTCCTTCAACTAATCCAACAGCTACAGTTTTATGTAATGCTATTGGGATGATATCTGCAGGAAATACTATAGTTTTTGCACCGCATCCTAATGCAGTTAAATGTTCTAATTTAGCAGTAAAACTAATAAACGAAGCATCAAAAGAAGCTGGAGGACCAGAAAATATTGCAGTTTCATTTAGAAAGCCAAGTATAGATATAACTACAGAATTAATGAAACATAAGGATATAGCATTAATCTCTGCAACAGGTGGACCCGGAGTTGTAAACCAAGCACTATCATCTGGAAAAAGAGCATTAGGGGCTGGTGCAGGCAATCCACCAGTTATAGTTGATGAAACAGCTAACATAGAAAAAGCAGCTAAAGATATTATAGATGGAGCAACTTTTGATAATAATCTTCCATGTATAGCAGAAAAGGAAGTAATAGTAATAGATAGTGTCAGTAACAAGTTAATAGAATATATGATTAAATTTGGAGCCTATTTATTAAAAGATAAGGAGCAAATTAAAAGGCTTGAAGATAAATTGCTAATTAAAAATGGTAAAAAAGTAACTTTAAATAGAGATTTTGTTGGAAAAGATGCAAAAGTAATATTAGATTCTATAGATATTTTAGTAGACGATTCTATAAAATGTATAATTTTTGAAGGAGATAAGGATAGTTTATTAATTAAAGAAGAATTAATGATGCCAATACTTGGAATTGTTAAAGTTAATAATTTTGATGAAGCAGTAGAATGTGCGTTAGAGCTTGAACATGGTAATAGACATTCAGCTCATATGCATTCCAAAAATATAGATAATTTAACTACATTTGCGAGAGTTATTGATACAGCTATTTTTGTTAAAAATGCTCCATCTTATTCAGCTTTAGGGGTAAATGCTGAAGGATTTGCAACTTTTACAATAGCTAGTAAAACAGGAGAGGGATTAAGTTCCACTAAAACGTTTACTAAAAATAGACGTTGTGTATTATCAGATGGTCTTTCAATTAGATAA
- a CDS encoding GlcG/HbpS family heme-binding protein: MSNCNYLNLKIVTTIIERIEIKAKELGTPVVITICNDWGYPIAVHVMDGALPASFDISVNKAFTSATTRLSTKELRNLSKDDGDLFGIINTNDNKIIAFPGGFPLIVNGKVIGAIGISGGTSDYDNKLAFLGKLICEEVIECLAMKSQ, translated from the coding sequence ATGAGTAATTGTAATTATCTAAATTTAAAAATAGTTACTACTATAATAGAAAGAATTGAAATAAAAGCAAAAGAACTTGGTACACCAGTAGTTATTACTATTTGTAATGATTGGGGGTATCCTATAGCAGTTCATGTTATGGATGGAGCTCTCCCTGCTAGTTTTGATATTTCGGTAAATAAAGCTTTTACATCTGCAACTACTAGATTATCGACAAAAGAATTAAGGAATCTATCTAAAGATGATGGAGATTTATTTGGAATAATAAATACTAATGATAATAAAATTATAGCTTTTCCAGGAGGTTTTCCATTAATAGTTAATGGGAAAGTTATAGGGGCTATTGGGATAAGTGGTGGAACATCAGATTATGATAATAAGCTTGCTTTTTTAGGTAAGCTGATATGTGAGGAGGTCATAGAGTGTTTAGCGATGAAAAGTCAATAG
- a CDS encoding diol dehydratase reactivase subunit alpha, producing the protein MKICGVDIGNSTTEVTLCDINLLNKDIIYLGSFSVKTTGIKGTKDNVIGIRNAINKLVKNLNIKIQDIDLIKINEAAPVIGENAMETISETIITDSAMIGHNPETPGGYGLALGETINLEYLNEIDINKDYIVVVSNKFSYEEAAIKINNLFENEVKIKGAILEEDEGVLLNNRLKIKIPIIDEVSNIDKVPLSKLAAIEVAEVGQTIKKLCNPFGIASIFTLTAEETKKIVPIAKGLIGLRSGVVIRTPQGEVKERKIKAGTLKIIGKNLIEEVDINTGAEYIMRKVNKIGEIKDVDGEKGTNIAFMINDIKNHMSEISEIDTSKVKIKDILAVDTTIPLKIKGGIANETYKEKAVAIAIMVKTHKLPLNSIKSILESELETPVEINGIEGVMATIGALTTPGTKLPIAIVDIGGGSTDVAILEKTGEVKSIHLAGAGELVTMIINLELGLNDVSLAEEIKRNIIGKVESLYTLRTEAGEVKFFDKPLNPKLYGRIVVIKNDKLLPIYKNITIEEVVKVRRRAKESVFIKNIIRGLKTISPMGNLHFIPNVVLVGGSALDFEIPNMVVQELSNYGIVSGCGNIRNSEGPRHAVSTGLVLHYIERIKIK; encoded by the coding sequence ATGAAAATATGCGGTGTTGACATTGGTAATTCAACAACTGAGGTAACCTTATGTGATATTAATCTTTTAAATAAAGATATTATCTATTTGGGATCTTTCTCGGTAAAAACAACAGGTATAAAGGGAACTAAAGATAATGTAATTGGAATTAGAAATGCAATAAATAAGTTAGTCAAGAATTTAAATATTAAAATTCAAGATATAGACTTAATAAAAATAAATGAAGCAGCTCCTGTAATAGGTGAAAATGCAATGGAAACTATATCAGAAACAATTATCACTGATTCAGCAATGATTGGTCATAATCCTGAAACTCCTGGTGGATATGGATTAGCATTAGGGGAAACTATAAACCTTGAATATTTAAATGAAATAGATATTAATAAGGATTATATAGTAGTAGTTTCAAATAAATTCAGTTATGAAGAAGCAGCAATAAAAATAAACAATTTATTTGAAAATGAAGTGAAAATCAAAGGAGCAATTTTAGAAGAAGATGAAGGTGTACTTTTAAATAATAGATTAAAAATTAAAATCCCTATTATTGATGAAGTCTCCAATATAGATAAGGTTCCATTAAGTAAACTAGCAGCTATTGAAGTAGCAGAGGTTGGACAAACTATAAAAAAGTTATGTAATCCCTTTGGGATAGCAAGTATTTTTACTTTAACAGCAGAGGAAACAAAAAAGATAGTACCAATTGCAAAGGGACTTATAGGCTTGCGTTCAGGAGTCGTAATTAGAACTCCACAAGGTGAAGTTAAAGAAAGAAAAATTAAAGCTGGAACATTGAAAATAATAGGAAAAAATTTAATAGAAGAAGTAGATATAAATACTGGTGCTGAATATATAATGAGAAAAGTTAATAAAATCGGTGAAATTAAAGATGTAGATGGTGAAAAAGGAACCAATATAGCCTTTATGATAAATGACATAAAAAACCATATGTCAGAAATTTCTGAAATAGACACATCTAAAGTTAAAATAAAAGATATTTTAGCAGTAGATACAACTATTCCTTTGAAAATAAAAGGAGGAATAGCTAATGAAACATATAAAGAAAAAGCAGTTGCAATTGCAATTATGGTTAAAACCCATAAGCTACCATTAAATAGTATTAAAAGTATACTAGAGAGTGAATTGGAGACACCAGTAGAAATTAACGGAATTGAAGGCGTAATGGCAACTATAGGAGCGTTAACAACACCAGGAACTAAATTACCAATTGCAATTGTTGACATTGGTGGAGGATCAACTGATGTTGCTATATTAGAAAAAACAGGAGAGGTTAAATCAATTCATTTAGCAGGAGCCGGTGAACTTGTTACTATGATAATTAATTTAGAACTTGGGCTTAATGATGTAAGTTTAGCAGAAGAAATAAAAAGAAATATAATTGGTAAAGTTGAATCTCTTTATACCCTTAGGACAGAAGCGGGAGAGGTTAAGTTTTTTGATAAACCATTGAATCCTAAATTATATGGGAGAATAGTGGTTATAAAGAATGATAAATTGTTACCAATATACAAAAATATAACAATTGAAGAAGTAGTTAAAGTAAGGCGAAGAGCTAAAGAATCTGTATTTATTAAAAATATAATAAGGGGTTTAAAAACAATTAGTCCTATGGGTAATTTACATTTTATACCTAATGTTGTTTTAGTAGGAGGTTCAGCATTAGATTTTGAGATTCCTAATATGGTTGTTCAAGAGCTATCTAATTATGGAATAGTTAGTGGATGTGGAAATATAAGAAATTCAGAAGGGCCTAGACATGCTGTATCTACAGGGTTAGTTTTACATTATATAGAAAGGATTAAAATAAAGTAA
- a CDS encoding diol dehydratase small subunit — MIGGINIKYPLSENDFNIKSKSGKYLKDISIDEVIKGNITGEDIKVSKETLKIQGEIAKKEGRDQLGENFERASELVEIPDDELLIIYNMLRPYRSSENELLQKAKEIKVKFGAIRCSELIMDALKTYKKRGILRNS; from the coding sequence ATCATTGGAGGAATTAATATAAAGTACCCATTAAGTGAAAATGATTTTAATATAAAGAGTAAAAGCGGGAAATATCTTAAAGATATATCAATAGATGAAGTTATTAAAGGAAATATAACAGGAGAAGATATTAAAGTTTCAAAAGAGACTCTTAAGATTCAAGGTGAAATAGCTAAAAAAGAAGGAAGGGATCAACTAGGAGAAAATTTTGAAAGAGCTTCGGAGCTTGTAGAGATTCCTGATGATGAATTACTAATTATTTATAATATGTTAAGACCTTATAGAAGTAGTGAAAATGAACTTTTACAGAAAGCTAAGGAGATAAAAGTGAAATTTGGAGCTATAAGGTGTAGTGAATTAATAATGGATGCTTTAAAGACCTATAAAAAAAGGGGTATTTTAAGAAATTCATGA
- a CDS encoding propanediol/glycerol family dehydratase medium subunit, translated as MNEDILVKKITKLVIEKLKEIEITTIEKGEVVIGVSPTFNEEVTTTLSGLKHKDVIREIALGVEEEGLKVRIIKVFKSADVAFIGKEAAEYSGSGIGIGLQSKGTTLIHQRDLYPLSNLELFPQAPLIDLKTYRNIGKNAAKYAKMTNPIPIKVISDCMVRPKYQVKAALFHIKDTEKVIRGVKSIEISLEELI; from the coding sequence GTGAATGAAGATATTTTAGTAAAGAAAATTACTAAGTTAGTTATCGAAAAGCTTAAAGAAATAGAAATAACTACTATTGAAAAAGGAGAAGTTGTAATAGGTGTAAGTCCAACTTTTAATGAAGAAGTTACTACAACACTTTCGGGACTTAAGCACAAAGATGTAATAAGAGAAATAGCTTTAGGAGTTGAAGAGGAAGGCTTAAAGGTTAGAATAATAAAAGTTTTTAAAAGTGCTGATGTAGCTTTTATTGGTAAAGAGGCTGCCGAGTATAGTGGCTCTGGAATAGGAATAGGGCTTCAATCTAAAGGAACTACATTAATACATCAAAGAGATTTATATCCCTTAAGTAATTTAGAATTATTTCCTCAAGCTCCATTAATTGATTTAAAAACTTATAGAAATATAGGAAAAAATGCTGCTAAATATGCAAAGATGACAAATCCAATTCCAATAAAAGTTATTAGTGATTGCATGGTTAGACCTAAATACCAAGTTAAAGCTGCACTTTTTCATATAAAAGATACTGAAAAAGTAATAAGAGGTGTTAAATCAATTGAAATATCATTGGAGGAATTAATATAA